TTTGTAAAAATCGTTCACGACGAGCTGACTGAAATGATGGGCAGTGCTAACCAACAGCTTGAGATGACGGGTAAGCCGCCAGTTGTTTATCTCCTAGCGGGTTTGCAAGGTGCGGGTAAAACCACCACTGCTGGTAAATTGGCGAAGTTTTTACAAGAGCGCCATAAGAAAAAGGTCATGCTAGTCTCAGCTGACGTCTACCGTCCAGCTGCTATTGCCCAGCTTGAGCAAGTAGCGGGTCAGGTCAATGCCAAGTTTGTCAATTCAACCACAGATGAAAACCCTATCGATATCGCCTTACGCGCTATCGAAGAAGCCAAAATCCAATATCAAGATATTTTGATTATTGATACCGCAGGTCGTCTACATATTGACGATACCATGATGGATGAGATCAAAGCCCTCACGGCAGCGGTTAATCCTTCTGAGACGTTGTTTGTCGTTGACGCTATGACGGGTCAGGATGCGGCCAATACTGCCAAAGCCTTTAACGATGCGCTGCCGTTAACCGGTGTTATCCTCACCAAAACCGATGGTGATGCTCGCGGCGGTGCGGCATTGTCTGTACGTGCTATCACCGGTAAGCCGATCAAGTTCTTGGGCCGCGGTGAGAAATTAGATGCGTTAGAGCTGTTCCATCCTGAGCGTATCGCCCAGCGTATCCTTGGCATGGGTGACGTACTGAGTCTGGTCGAAGAAGTCGAGCAAAAAATCGACCGTGATAAAGCCGAAAAAATGGCGAAAAAGATGCAAAAGGGCGGCGAGTTCGACCTTGAGGATCTATTGACCCAGTTTCAGCAGATGAAAAGTATGGGCGGCATGGCAGGTTTCTTAGATAAAATGCCAGGCATGGGCGGCTCTGATATGCAAAAGGCGGTTGAAGATGCTAAGCCTGAAGAAAAAGTACGTGAGATGGAAGCCTTGATTAATTCAATGACGCCGTTTGAGCGTAAAAATCCAGATAAGATCAACCCTAGCCGTAAGCGCCGTATTGCCGCAGGTTCGGGTAAAGAGATTCAGGACGTCAATCGTTTGCTCAAGCAGCACAAACAAATGGCAAAAATGATGAAAATGATTTCCAAGCCTGAAGGCATCAGCAAAATGATGAAAGCGGTACAAGGCTTAGCAGGTGGCGGCGGCGGAGCTGGCGGTGGTGGTCCTCTATTTGGCGGTGGCGGTCAGCAAGGCGGCGTCAAGGATGTGAATCCACAACAAATGGCGAAGCAAATGGGGCTGGATCCAAACAACATGCCTAGCACCGAAGAGATGCAAAAGCAGATGCAAGAGATGCAAAATCAAGCGCCAAAGAAGTTTAAAACGCGCTTTTAAGTAGGGGCTGACCTTATCAGCACTATCAATCTCATGAAACCCAAAGCTAAAGTAGTTTTGGGTTTTTTTATGGATAACATACTTATATGCCCTTTAATGAATAAAGTATGAAAAACGTAGAAATTAATAAAATTCGCCTATCCTAAATGCTATGATAGGCGCTGATTTATAATACCAAGACGATAAGCCGAGGTTGTGATGTTTTTAGCAATGGATACCGTGTTTGATCAGTGTTCGATCGCGATTTTAGATGCGAGTGGTCAAGTGCTGTCGAGTCGTACCGAAACAGGTAAGCGCCAGCAGACCCAGCAAATTCTGCCGATGATTGATGCTGCTCTGTCTGAGGCTAAGTTGCGCCTTGCTGACGTAGAAGCATTGATATTTAACCGAGGTCCTGGTGCGTTTAGCGGTATACGGATCAATACGGCAGTGGTGCAAGCGCTATCTGTGGCGCATGATTTGCCCTGTGTGGGTGTCTCAAGCTTGCAAGCGATTGCGCAGCAGGCCTATCAGCAGTATGGTCTGACGCAAGTATATAGCGCCCTTGATGCACGCATGCAGCAAGTATATTTTGGCCAATATGAAATAAAAGATAGTGATAAAGCAGGCAATCAATCAGGCAATCAATTAGACCGTGCCATTATGCAGCCTGTACTGATTAATGAAAGTGAGAGCACTGAGCAGCTGCTCGATTATGACAGCCAAACCGTACTTAATCTGCCCATCGTCGGTAATGGTGCGACGCTATTAACATTACATGATGATCAAGTATGTTATGAAGATGTCTGGCCAGATGCAGTGGTGATAGGGCAGTTAGGCATTGCTCAGTTTGCGACCTCTGGTGGTACCGATGCGGCGAATGCATTACCCAAATATCTGCGCAATCAAGCGTGGAAGACTCTCAAAGAGCAAGGTAAAGCATAGTTTTCTATTAAGTTAAAAGCTATCTTGTAACGACTAAAATCTAGCATCAGTTATGCACAAGCTAATACAAAACAATGATAGCTAATACAAAACAACGATAATACAGGACAGCCATTAGGTCTGTTTTTAGGAAGTTAATTGTGGATATACTGTTACTAATTCAAGCGGTCATCATGGGTATCGTTGAAGGTATCACTGAGTTTTTACCTATCTCTAGTACTGGCTACTTGATTTTATCAGCAGATTTGATGGGGTTTTGGACCAAAGACAAAGTTGATTTGTTTGTAGTGGTGGTGCAGCTTGGGGCTATCTTGGCGGTTATCTATGACTATTGGGGCAGACTCTGGCAAGCACTGATGGGGCTGCTGACTGGTAAAGCAGAAGGCATGAGTAATCCAAGACAGCTTGGGCTGAGCTTAATTGTCTCTACCATTCCAGTAATGATAGTGGGCTTTACCTTTGCCGATGAGATCAAAGCGTATTTGTTTAATCCCATCGTGGTAGCGATAATGCTAATCATCGGTGGTCTGCTGATATTCTATGTCGAAAATCGCCCTAAAACAATTATTGCGCAAGAAGCAGAAGACGTCAGCCTAAAGACAGCTCTGATGATAGGTCTGTTTCAATGCCTTGCTTTGGTACCAGGGACTTCGCGCTCGGGTGCGACTATTATTGGTGCGCTTTGGCTTGGCGTATCACGCAAGGCCTCGGCAGAGTTCTCTTTCTTTTTGGGCATTCCTGTCATCGTCGGTGCCGCACTACTGGATTTGCTGAAGCATCATGAGGTGTTGACCAGTAGCGAGGACTGGTTGGTATTAGGCATAGGCACCGTGGTGTCTTTTGTTGTCGCCTTATTATGTATACGCTTATTGGTCGCTTGGGTCAGCCGTCGTGACTTTAAGATCTTTGCTTGGTTACGCATTATCACAGGCATCATCGTACTGGTCGCTGCTTGGGGTTTTGGCTATCAAATGGCAGGCTAGGATTTATAATGGAATAGTTTTTGATGGTAATACATGTGCTCTTAAATACTAGAAAGGAATGGCAGTTAATATGACCAATGTGAAGCAAGTACTGACCGCTCATATTAACTGCCCGCTACTTTATGTTAGCGAGTCGCAGCAAGCACAGATTGAGAGCCTACAAGACTTGATAGAACAGCATCAGTTGTCCATCACTTTAAATACCGAGCTGTTTACCGATAAGCTTAATCAAAAACGTCGCCAGCAATTAAGCCAGACAGCAACCCAACCTATATTGTTGTTGGATGAAAAAAATAAACTGTCATGGCTCAGTGATGGATTAAGCGTGGCACCAGAATGGGATAAGCTACAGCGCCGTGTGGTGAGTGCCGGACGCAAGTCTGAGTTATTATTGCAAGCTGCTAAAATTACCTCGGATAGCATGATTATTGACGCCACCGCAGGCTTTGGTCATGACAGTTTGATACTGGCCAGTACCGGCGCACAGGTTACTATGCTTGAGCAACAGCCCTTGATGGCGTTATTGTTACTAGCTGAACAGCAGCGGATGAGTGTACTGCCCAATTGGCAAAAGCTGATGAGCCGTTTGCAGATTATTAATATTGATGCGCTCAGTCATTTTGAAAAATTACAGACTGATGCGATAGATAATAGTAAAGAAAATGATGCGAAAGTAGTTGATGTAATATATCTGGACCCTATGTTTCCAGAAGAC
The sequence above is a segment of the Psychrobacter fulvigenes genome. Coding sequences within it:
- the ffh gene encoding signal recognition particle protein; translated protein: MFDTLTERLSSSLRNIVGTGQLTEDNIKDTLREVRMALLEADVALPVTRDFVKRVKEQALGAEVLKELAPGQAFVKIVHDELTEMMGSANQQLEMTGKPPVVYLLAGLQGAGKTTTAGKLAKFLQERHKKKVMLVSADVYRPAAIAQLEQVAGQVNAKFVNSTTDENPIDIALRAIEEAKIQYQDILIIDTAGRLHIDDTMMDEIKALTAAVNPSETLFVVDAMTGQDAANTAKAFNDALPLTGVILTKTDGDARGGAALSVRAITGKPIKFLGRGEKLDALELFHPERIAQRILGMGDVLSLVEEVEQKIDRDKAEKMAKKMQKGGEFDLEDLLTQFQQMKSMGGMAGFLDKMPGMGGSDMQKAVEDAKPEEKVREMEALINSMTPFERKNPDKINPSRKRRIAAGSGKEIQDVNRLLKQHKQMAKMMKMISKPEGISKMMKAVQGLAGGGGGAGGGGPLFGGGGQQGGVKDVNPQQMAKQMGLDPNNMPSTEEMQKQMQEMQNQAPKKFKTRF
- the tsaB gene encoding tRNA (adenosine(37)-N6)-threonylcarbamoyltransferase complex dimerization subunit type 1 TsaB; this encodes MFLAMDTVFDQCSIAILDASGQVLSSRTETGKRQQTQQILPMIDAALSEAKLRLADVEALIFNRGPGAFSGIRINTAVVQALSVAHDLPCVGVSSLQAIAQQAYQQYGLTQVYSALDARMQQVYFGQYEIKDSDKAGNQSGNQLDRAIMQPVLINESESTEQLLDYDSQTVLNLPIVGNGATLLTLHDDQVCYEDVWPDAVVIGQLGIAQFATSGGTDAANALPKYLRNQAWKTLKEQGKA
- a CDS encoding undecaprenyl-diphosphate phosphatase, whose amino-acid sequence is MDILLLIQAVIMGIVEGITEFLPISSTGYLILSADLMGFWTKDKVDLFVVVVQLGAILAVIYDYWGRLWQALMGLLTGKAEGMSNPRQLGLSLIVSTIPVMIVGFTFADEIKAYLFNPIVVAIMLIIGGLLIFYVENRPKTIIAQEAEDVSLKTALMIGLFQCLALVPGTSRSGATIIGALWLGVSRKASAEFSFFLGIPVIVGAALLDLLKHHEVLTSSEDWLVLGIGTVVSFVVALLCIRLLVAWVSRRDFKIFAWLRIITGIIVLVAAWGFGYQMAG
- a CDS encoding class I SAM-dependent methyltransferase; amino-acid sequence: MTNVKQVLTAHINCPLLYVSESQQAQIESLQDLIEQHQLSITLNTELFTDKLNQKRRQQLSQTATQPILLLDEKNKLSWLSDGLSVAPEWDKLQRRVVSAGRKSELLLQAAKITSDSMIIDATAGFGHDSLILASTGAQVTMLEQQPLMALLLLAEQQRMSVLPNWQKLMSRLQIINIDALSHFEKLQTDAIDNSKENDAKVVDVIYLDPMFPEDSYQDSKTGKGAKVGKHMQALHQLASPPTLEEELQLLQSAQAVVSQYAQKQGRVVVKRPQFAPLLANQQPSESWSNEAVRFDGYFV